A genomic segment from Peromyscus maniculatus bairdii isolate BWxNUB_F1_BW_parent chromosome 11, HU_Pman_BW_mat_3.1, whole genome shotgun sequence encodes:
- the Prg4 gene encoding proteoglycan 4 isoform X5, whose amino-acid sequence MRWKILPICLSLLLPALLIQETSSQELSCKGRCFESFSRGRECDCDAQCKEFGKCCADYASFCEEVKDNKKNTPKKEPNPEAPVVDEAGSGLDNAESKLTPTPDNPTPSSPKTTAAKPASAKPSLAPNPETSKEASSTSNKETTVETKESSETNKQTSASKKEKTTSAKEIRSAEKKDAAPTADGPPPTTAKNSAPTTTKKPVPTTTKEPAPSTTKKPVTTTKEPAPTTPKKPELTTPKEPAPTTPKEPAPTTPKEPAPTTPKEPEPTTPKEPAPTTPKEPEPTTPKKPEPTTPKEPEPTTPKEPEPTTPKEPEPTTPKEPEPTTPKEPEPTTPKEPEPTTPKEPAPTTPKEPEPTTPKEPAPTTPKEPEPTTPKEPEPTTPKKPEPTTPKEPAPTTPKEPAPTTPKEPAPTTPKEPEPTTPKKPEPTTPKEPEPTTPKEPEPTTPKEPEPTTPKEPEPTTPKEPEPTTPKEPEPTTPKESEPTTPKKPEPTTPKEPAPIPTKEPEPTTTKKPEPTIPEELTPEVSEPEPTTAAKEKTTEKDTPKTTTVALKTKAITPEETTKSEASTTTQITPTTQETTSPQKTTVKATTLVPKVPALTEETLNKPEEPTPAPEDSDDPKISPKPQKPTKAPKKPTPTKKPKAPKKPTPSKKPKGRKPKTTPPPLKTTPAMPEANTTPLDIVLPTTASPKQTPNSEAAEVTLDREDAEGGEGGTRVMIPRPPVLSPIVIPGSGHVASALNHGMNINPMLSDETNLCNGKPVDGLTTLRNGTLVAFRGHYFWMLNPFRPPSPPRRITEVWGIPSPIDTVFTRCNCEGKTFFFKDSQYWRFTNDVQDAGYPKPIVKGFGGLTGKVVAALSIAKYKDRPESVYFFKRGGNIQQYTYKHEPVRKCTAKRPTINYSVYGGAAQVRRRRFERAVGPLQTHTFRIHYSVPMRVAYQDKGFLHNEVKVSTLWRGFPNVVTSAITLPNARKPDGYDYYAFSKDQYYNIDVPTRTARAITTRSGQTLSKVWYNCP is encoded by the exons TCACCCCAACTCCTGACAATCCGACCCCTTCGTCTCCCAAGACTACAGCAGCAAAACCAGCAAGTGCTAAACCCAGTCTTGCACCCAATCCTGAGACATCCAAAGAGGCATCTTCGACTTCCAATAAAGAGACAACCGTTGAAACGAAGGAGAGTTCTGAGACTAACAAACAGACTTCTGCCAGCAAGAAAGAGAAAACGACTTCAGCTAAAGAGATACGGAGTGCAGAGAAAAAAGATGCTGCACCCACAGCTGACGGCCCCCCACCCACTACCGCCAAGAACtcagctcccaccaccaccaagaagcCAGTACCCACTACTACAAAGGAACCGGCTCCCTCCACCACCAAGAAGCCTGTAACTACAACCAAGGAACCTGCTCCTACCACGCCCAAGAAGCCTGAACTCACCACCCCCAAGGAACCAGCTCCCACCACCCCCAAGGAACCAGCTCCCACCACCCCCAAGGAACCAGCTCCCACGACCCCTAAGGAGCCTGAGCCCACCACCCCCAAGGAACCAGCTCCCACGACCCCTAAGGAGCCTGAACCCACCACCCCCAAGAAGCCTGAACCCACAACCCCCAAGGAGCCTGAGCCCACCACCCCCAAGGAGCCTGAGCCCACCACCCCCAAGGAGCCTGAGCCCACCACCCCCAAGGAGCCTGAGCCCACCACTCCTAAGGAACCTGAACCCACCACCCCCAAAGAGCCTGAACCCACCACCCCCAAGGAGCCTGCTCCCACGACCCCTAAGGAGCCTGAGCCCACCACCCCCAAGGAACCAGCTCCCACGACCCCTAAGGAGCCTGAACCCACCACCCCCAAGGAGCCTGAGCCCACCACGCCCAAGAAGCCTGAACCCACCACCCCCAAGGAACCAGCTCCCACCACCCCCAAGGAACCAGCTCCCACCACCCCCAAGGAACCAGCTCCCACGACCCCTAAGGAGCCTGAACCCACCACCCCCAAGAAGCCTGAACCCACAACCCCCAAGGAGCCTGAGCCCACCACCCCCAAGGAGCCTGAGCCCACCACCCCCAAGGAGCCTGAGCCCACCACCCCCAAGGAGCCTGAGCCCACCACCCCCAAGGAGCCTGAGCCCACCACCCCCAAGGAGCCTGAGCCCACCACTCCTAAGGAGTCTGAGCCCACAACCCCTAAGAAGCCTGAACCCACCACCCCCAAGGAACCAGCTCCCATCCCCACAAAGGAGCCTGAGCCCACTACCACGAAGAAGCCTGAACCCACCATCCCTGAGGAACTGACTCCTGAGGTGAGCGAACCTGAACCGACTACAGCAGCTAAAGAGAAGACAACAGAAAAAGACACACCCAAAACTACAACTGTTGCCCTTAAGACCAAAGCAATTACACCAGAAGAGACTACCAAATCAGAGGCAAGTACCACCACACAAATAACACCTACAACTCAAGAAACCACATCACCCCAAAAAACTACCGTGAAAGCAACTACTCTTGTACCCAAAGTACCGGCTCTGACGGAAGAGACTCTGAACAAACCTGAAGAACCAACCCCTGCACCCGAAGATTCTGATGATCCTAAGATATCTCCAAAACCCCAGAAGCCAACCAAAGCACCCAAGAAGCCCACCCCTACCAAAAAGCCAAAAGCACCCAAGAAGCCCACCCCTTCCAAAAAGCCAAAAGGGAGAAAACCGAAAACGACACCACCTCCTCTAAAGACGACTCCAGCAATGCCTGAAGCGAACACCACTCCGTTAGACATCGTGCTGCCAACCACCGCCAGCCCTAAGCAAACTCCAAACTCAGAAGCAGCTGAGGTAACACTCGATCGTGAAGATGCggaaggaggtgaaggaggaaCACGTGTCATGATTCCCAGGCCTCCTGTGTTATCCCCCATTGTTATTCCGGGCAGTGGTCACGTGGCCAGCGCACTCAACCACGGCATGAACATCAATCCCATGCTTTCAG ACGAGACCAATTTATGCAACGGTAAGCCAGTGGATGGACTGACTACTTTGCGCAACGGGACGTTAGTTGCATTTCGAG GTCATTATTTCTGGATGCTGAATCCATTCAGACCCCCATCTCCACCGCGCAGAATCACAGAAGTCTGGGGTATTCCTTCCCCTATTGACACGGTTTTCACTAGATGCAACTGTGAAGGGAAAACTTTCTTCTTTAAG GATTCTCAGTACTGGCGCTTCACCAATGATGTACAAGATGCTGGGTATCCTAAACCAATTGTCAAAGGCTTCGGAGGACTAACCGGGAAGGTAGTGGCAGCCCTTTCAATAGCCAAGTACAAGGACAGGCCTGAATCTGTGTACTTCTTCAAGAGAG GTGGCAACATACAGCAGTACACTTACAAACACGAGCCCGTGAGAAAGTGCACTGCAAAGAGGCCTACTATCAACTACTCTGTGTACGGGGGAGCGGCGCAGGTCAGGAGGCGCCGCTTTGAGCGCGCTGTCGgacctctgcagacacacacCTTCAGAATCCACTACTCGGTGCCCATGAGAGTCGCTTATCAAGACAAGG GTTTCCTCCATAACGAAGTTAAAGTGAGCACACTGTGGAGAGGATTTCCAAATGTTGTTACCTCGGCGATAACACTGCCTAACGCCAGAAAACCTGACGGCTATGATTACTACGCCTTTTCTAAAG ATCAATACTATAACATCGATGTGCCAACTAGAACAGCCAGAGCAATTACTACTCGTTCTGGGCAGACTCTCTCCAAAGTCTGGTACAACTGTCCTTAG